Genomic segment of Candidatus Methylomirabilota bacterium:
GGTGTTCCGGAAGCGCCCGTGATCATTGGTGGGCCGTCAAGGACTCGAACCTTGGACCCGCTGATTAAGAGTCAGCTGCTCTACCAACTGAGCTAACGGCCCGCGAACCCGCCCACACTGACGATGCCGTCCACGATTCTAACTGGTGCGCCCGGCAGGAGTCGAACCTGCGGCCTTTGGCTTCGGAGGCCAACGCTCTATCCAACTGAGCTACGGGCGCATCGTGCAGCACATCTCCTCTTGTGGGGTGACCGATGGGAATCGAACCCACAACCCCTGGAGCCACAGTCCAGTGCTCTGACCAATTGAGCTACGGTCACCACGTCGCAAACGCAAGCGTCCATGCTACTGAGCGCGCCGGACCCTGTCAACCGACGCGGCCGCCGAGTGCCGCCCGCATGGCCGCCAGGCCCTCCTTGGGGCCGCGCAGGACCGTCTCCAGCAGGGCTCGGGCGCGCTCGCTCTTGAGGCCCGCGTTGAGGGGCCGCGCCGAGCGCTGGCCCAGCTCGGCGGTCGTGGCCGGCACCAGGAAGGACGGGTCCAGGTCGAAGACCTCGCAGGCGGTCAGCGCGAAGGCGTGGCGGTCGAGGATGACGGGCCCGGCCAGGTGGACGAGGCCGGCGATCCCGCGCTCCGCCAGCTCGACGCTGGCCGCGGCGAGGTCGGCGTTGTAGGTCGGGCTCGAGCGCTGGTCGGTGGGGACGGTCAGCCGATCGCCGGCCCGGGCCCGCCCCAGGAGCTGATAGACGAAGTTCTTGCCCTGGGGCTCCGGCCCGTAGACGACGGTGGTGCGGAGCACGAGCGCGCGCGGGTTCTCGGCCCGCACGGCGCGCTCGCCCTCGAGCTTGCTGCGCCCGTAAACCGACAGGGGGTTGACGGGGTCGTCCTCGCGGTAGGGGCCGGCCACGCCGTCGAAGACGTACTCCGACGAGTAGTAGACGAGCCCGGCGCCGCGTCGGGCGGCGGCCCGGGCCGTCGCGGCGGGGGCGTCCCGGTTGATCCGCAACGCCTCGTCGGGGTGGTCCTCGCAGTAGTCGACGTGCGTGAGTCCCGCCGGGCAGAAGACCCAGTCGGGCGCCGTCTCGGCGATCACCGTCGCCGTCGCCGACGCATCGGTGAAATCGAGAGGGCGCGTGCCGGGCTGCGCGGCGCGGCTGTGCGTTCCCACCGCCGAGTGGCCGCGCGCCGCCAGGCGTGCACAGAGGGCGGCGCCGACCTGACCGGAGGCGCCGATGACAAGGGCGCGCATGCGCGCCCGCTAGCCCTCCGACTCCCGCGGCGAGGGGCCACCGTCGACGATGATCGTCTCCCCCGTCATGAACGAGGATGCGTCCGAGGCCAGGAAGATCGCCGGATACGCGATCTCCTCCACCCGCCCCCACCGGCCCATCCCCACGCGCGAGGCCACCGCACGGTAGGTCTTCTCGGCGTTGGGATCGGTCTTCCGGAGAACGTCGAGATAGCCCTCGGTCTCCACCGGGCCGGGCGCGATGCAGTTGACGCGGACGCCCTGGCGCGCCCAGGCGACGCCCAGCGCGCGCGTGAGGTTGATGACGGCGGCCTTGGCCGCGCCGTAGTGGGGCATCATCGTGGAGCCGTACACGCCGGCGATCGAGGCCACGTTGACGATGACGCCGCCGCCCCCCTGCTTCACCATCTGGCGCTGGGCCCACTTGCAGCCGAGAAACACGCCGGTGAGGTTGATGCCCACGACGGCGTTCCAGCCGTTCACCGAGATGTCCTCGGGCCGGGCCCGGAAGGAGGCGCCGGCGTTGTTGACCATGACGTCGAGGCGGCCGAGCTCGCGCGCGGCCTGATCCACCATGGCCTGCACCTGCTCCTCGACGCGCACATCGACGACCGTCGCGAAGGACCGGCGCCCGAGGTCGCGGATGGCTTTGGCGACCGGGTCCAGGTGCTCGATCTTGCGGCTGCAGATCGCGACGTCCGCCCCGGCCCGCGCGAACTCCAGGGCGATGGACTTGCCGATGCCGGTGCCACCGCCGGTGATGACGGCGGCCTTACCTTCGAGCGAGAACGCTGAACGTGCCATGCGCGGGACGATACCCCAGGGCGCGTGCTCGTGTCGAGCGCCGGCTCCGAGCACCGGCTGCTTCGAGCGGCGGCCTGTCCGAGCGCGGGCTTTGCCCGCGCCACCTGTCCTGGGGGAGGTCTCGGAGGGGGCCGTCGAGGCCCCCTCCGACGACTTAGCGTGGAAGGGCGATCTCGGCCTGGCGGACGGGCACCTCGCGCTCGACCCGCCGCCAGAGGGGACCGACCTCGAGCCTGGCGCCGTTGTCGCGGGCACACGCCGAGAGCTTGTCCACGAGCGACCGGGTCTCGCCGAGCCGGCGCCGGGGCGCCTTGGCCGCGCGGCGCACGCCGTCGTCGCCGGTGGTCTTCGCCTCCACCCAGGCCTGCTCGACGTGGGCCAGGAGGAGGACGAGCCGATCGACCTCGCCGTCGACGTAGGCCTGCCAGCCGGCGGGCGACGTGAAGCGCGGGCAACCGTTGCGGAGCACGGCGTCGAAGTGGTCGGCGATCTCGCTGGCGCGGCGGACGTGGTGCCCCACGCGGGGCTGGACCTGGGCGGCCGGACGGTCTCCGGCCGCCCCCGCCGGCGCCTGAAGCGCCATCAGCGCGGCGAGGGCGAGCAGCGGGATCCTCATCGACGCCAGTATACCTGCGCGACTCAGGCGGCGGCCGGCCGGACCGCGACCTCCTCGCGGAGCCGTCGCTCGACGCGCGCCCAGTCGATGTTCCGGAAGAACGCTTCGACGTACTTCTTCCGCTCGGTCGCCTTGTAGTCCCGCATGTACGCGTGCTCCCACACGTCCATGACGAGGAGCGGCTTGAAGCCGGCTGGGATGCCTTCCTGGTGGAGCGTGATCCAGTGGTTGCTGAGACGGTCGGTCATGGGGT
This window contains:
- a CDS encoding SDR family oxidoreductase; its protein translation is MRALVIGASGQVGAALCARLAARGHSAVGTHSRAAQPGTRPLDFTDASATATVIAETAPDWVFCPAGLTHVDYCEDHPDEALRINRDAPAATARAAARRGAGLVYYSSEYVFDGVAGPYREDDPVNPLSVYGRSKLEGERAVRAENPRALVLRTTVVYGPEPQGKNFVYQLLGRARAGDRLTVPTDQRSSPTYNADLAAASVELAERGIAGLVHLAGPVILDRHAFALTACEVFDLDPSFLVPATTAELGQRSARPLNAGLKSERARALLETVLRGPKEGLAAMRAALGGRVG
- a CDS encoding glucose 1-dehydrogenase, producing MARSAFSLEGKAAVITGGGTGIGKSIALEFARAGADVAICSRKIEHLDPVAKAIRDLGRRSFATVVDVRVEEQVQAMVDQAARELGRLDVMVNNAGASFRARPEDISVNGWNAVVGINLTGVFLGCKWAQRQMVKQGGGGVIVNVASIAGVYGSTMMPHYGAAKAAVINLTRALGVAWARQGVRVNCIAPGPVETEGYLDVLRKTDPNAEKTYRAVASRVGMGRWGRVEEIAYPAIFLASDASSFMTGETIIVDGGPSPRESEG